The genomic stretch aattgagcattgtgtcaacgccacagcctacccgagtattgttgctgaccatgtccatccctttatgaccacagtgcacccatctttgggatgtggtgggacgggagattcacatcatggatgtgcaacCGAAAAATCTACAGCAACTGTGTGATactgtcatgtcaatatggaccagaccctctgaggaatgtttccagcacTTTGTcaaatctatgccatgaaggattaaggcagttctgaaggcaaaagggggtccaacccggtactagcaaggtgtacctaataaagtggctggtgagtgtatactGGAATAAATGATGGAGGAGGTCTCGGATTTACTCATTAAAAGAGGATGAATAATTATCTGTGGAGTTACCCATCGCTCTaacgtatttaataattaaagatGGAGAGAATGTGCACTCacccttctcttctcctcctcctctctcggTCTCTTCGTGGCAGGCTCACCATTCTCCTCGTCCTTTTCCCTCTTCACGTCTCTCCTCTCCAACTCTTTTCTCTCCGTCTCTTTCTTTGACTTTTCTTTCTTATCTTTTTTCTCTTCCTTGCTTGGAAGAGCTGCAAGAGCTTTGAATATCCTGTAGCCAAAATCTCGTTGAAGCATCTCGTTGAAAAGCTCAGCAAACAATGAGAcctaaaagagaaaaaaaagagggCAGATAAAACTCTCACAGATCCTTTTACAAAAGCGTAAACCACCGTGGGCTTTGAATGTTAGTTTATCACCAAGCAACACAGGAAACGATCTTTACGATGAACGCTTTCCGTCAACTCAACTGAAAACAAGGTATAAAAAACGTGCACAGACTTCCGTTTGAAGCCGCGTGAAGGCAGGTAAACTGTCCGCACCTCAAAGGAGTGCTCCTTATTGTCCTCCAGCCTGTAGTCCAGCAGCACGCTCAGAGACATGATGCTGCAGTCAAACTTGCCGTTCTTGGCCGCCCAGTTTGGGTGGACGATGATGGTGGGCTCGTCTGGGAGGACGTATCTGCGTTCCCTGCGCTGTCGCTCCTGTTCCTCCTGTCGTTTGCGCTCCTCCTCCTGAAGGAGGTGCAAACGGCATCAGACCGACatcacaaaaaaaataaataaataaaaacagaacgCAAGCTTGCCGGGGGACACCTTGGTGAAGGCGTCTCACCTCTCGGTCCTCCTCCGTCCTGCACggttcctcctcctccacgcAGACAGCCTCCGTCTTCTCTGGTTCTTtggactcctccacctgctcctccaccttcaGCTGTTTGGTGAGCCGAGCTATCAGCTGAGACTTCAGCCCTTTGGAGCTCAGAGTTCGGCTCTCCAGCTCTTTGCGCAGGTCATTCAcctgtacgtacacacacacacacacacacacacacacacacacacacacacacacacacacacacacacacacacacacacacacacacacacacacacacacacacacacacagacacctgaAGTTAGTGAGGATTCTCAGCAGAAAGTCCAGTAAAATGTTAAGCCAGTTGAGGGGCAGCCTACCTTCATGGACTTCGGATCGAGCTTAGCCCAGTGAGTGGGTGTTGTAACCTCTTTTGAATCGTCCTCatctttctcctcttcctcctgtatcaggtcagagaaagagaagaggggGACAGTGTAATGTTAAAAGCAACCTGCTGACATTGTGTGAGCTTCTGAAACAAAAGGTGATCCGTGCAAGAAGCAAGGTCACAACTGTCTCTCATCATCTCCAACTGAGGTCTCGATTGgttaaaaaccaaaacaaaccaaaataaaaataaaaaaaacagtacaCTTCTAGGATACAGTAGAAGCTCACTAGCTTTTATAAAAAGATCCAAACCCCACCCATCAGCCAATCAATGCCAGTTCTGTGGAATACAAAAAGGTAAATCAATGACAGCGGGTCCAAGAAATGTAAAATGTGACAGACGCACTCAGATGGTCTCCAAACTCAGCGAGTGTTCGGGTTCCCTATGACTACATTCTGTAACCTGGTTTTCCTTGCCCCCTCCTTTTTAACATCTAGTCATAGAGGACTGTCCTCGGATCAACCAACCTCCCTGGAAAAACCAAGTCCATAAGTCTAGGTACAGTCCAATCCAAGAATTATGTCAAATTGAAAAAAAAGGGACAGACAAGAGACAGAACCTATGGAGCTTTTCAGAGTTCAACAGATactgatttgaaatataaaaaaaatcaatcATAAAAGAAAACCttctaaaaaaaacacacattttaTCACAACTGGTTCTCCAGATTCCAGCATGTCTCTCCAACATCTGAACAAGTTCAGAATTAAAGGACGTGTAGAATTAACGAATGCGTTCTGTGGAATTGAAAGTAGGAcacttgtgatttttttttcggatTCCACGCGGCATGAGTGATAATATTCCCGCTGTAGGTTACAGGTTAAAGGTTACAGGTTACAGGCAGCGCTGGAAGCTGGTTTACCAGTTGAAGCAGCGTCATTAACGTGGGACCTAAACTGTTCCGCTGTATGTGAGAGACTGCGggctgggtggtggtggtggtggtggtggagcgaGGGCGGTGCTGGGAGAGCAGGGAGGGATGGAAGGGGTGGAGGAAAagggaggagacacagggagagtaGGAGGGGCTTTCTGAATGATGCCTGTGATGCTTGAGTTTTtctgtgtggtttttttttttagtgttgtgtgtgtctattCCTGTGCCTGTGAGAAGCGGAAATGAGAAGAAAAGGATTAGCGTTCAGTGCCTGTTCTCCATCAGCCTCCTTCCGTTCAGCCAAGAGTTTCTCTGCCAGCTGCTCCTTGAGTCCGCGGgacagcccctcccactctgAGCGGGTAGGAAGACAATGCCAAACATCCGGGAGAAATAAAACCACTGTCTCCACATGTGCGGGGACTGTCCGCCCTTTGTGAGTCTCCTCAGGGCGGTGATAGCGAATCTCTGCAAAACGGTACCTGTCGCAAAGGAAGAAGTGTATTGGAAAGAAACATTCTGTCAGACATCACACAAGGCCTAACCCCAatacactcccccacacacacacttcccccacCATCCCCTCGTGGTAAGACGACCCCAGAATGAAGCGCATGAAAACATCTGAAGATCTCCACGGTAGGTTCCCAGGATGAACGGCAGCCGTGTATTGAGGAAACCGACAGACACAATAAACAGGAATGACATTCCGGACACTTCCCGGTCCCGCCCTCCCAGCCACGCCCCTCAcagccacacccctccccctagCGACCACCAGCCTGAACGGGATGCTTGTGTAGGATAGCTTACGTAGCCCCGTGgcgtgagagagacaggttCAAGGACACAGTGAAAGCAAGTTAAATATGTAAGATATTTAACACAAACCAAAGGTCATATAACAGAAAGTAATGGTGGCGACTCCTCCTTCCGGCTCCAGTTTTTGAGCAACAGATTAAATGCATTCACCACACAGATATAGAGGCAGGACTGCCACGCACATCAGCAAAAAGGACAttgcaaaataaaagacaagagAGCAAATAAAGAAACAAATTACAGAATTACAAAAAACAAAGCCTCCAACATGTCGGGAGACGCAGCTTTTGTCAAAACCATGCAGTGAGGTCACACATCCGTTTTTTGATCGaggttgtgtttttgtttaggTTTTGCTTAGGCCTGGTACTGATAAAAAGCCAACATGGAAAAAGGAGAATGAAAGTGGTGTTATAACGAAGATGTACTTACCACTGGGTACATAAACTCAGGTCAATGCCTGTCAGAGCCTTACAACAAcgtattgctgttttaataaggACTGAGGCATCATTCTCTGGGTCTGCTCCATCCAGGGAGGGAGACCAGTGGCCCCCGATGGCCATGGCCTCATCTTTACCCCTCATACCAACCAGGAACTAAGAACAGGGGTTCAcagaaaaaacaacaaagtcACACACTACATATCCGTCTGCTTTTAACAAAACAAGCACATTAAAGAATGATGTAGAAACAAGGTGACAGATACCCAACGCTAAATGTagcagtggacacacacacacacacacacacacacacacacacacacacacacacacacacactcatcactgtCGGGCTGCCACACATTTTAAAGTCAGTGGTATATTTGTAATACCCCACTCATCACTGCACTATTGTACCGAGCTGTGCTATTGTGACCACTGTTACGCTGGTAGGGTAACTTGACTCATCACTCGTTAATGACTCCAAGCCATGAAGACCACTAGCGTGAAGGTGTAAAGGTCACATGTCCGTGGATGGTGGCGTGTGCAGGTGGGAGACCTACAGTCTGGCCGTACCTTAATGAGGCGAGCTGGGTGCTGGAAGGAGTCTCTCAGCTCCTGGGGATCCTCGGCCAGGGCGCAAGACTTGTGATACATTTCCTCCAGACTGGGATTGGCAAGCAGCATCACCTACAAGCACAGCCAGGAGATCCGTTACGCTGGCGCTCACATGGGAGGACTAAACCACATGAAACGAACACCAGAATTCACAACACAGACAAAAAGATCACACACCACTCTTTAAAGACAAATTAAAGACCCAGACGATGGAGATGGCGACAGATACGGGGTTTATAGATAACTGTTGCTCACACCTTAGCGCTGTAGGTGTGGTTGGCATCTGGGGGGTCCAGTACCGCCGTGTTCTTCACTAATGAGTCCACCTCTTTATGCATGATGTGGAAGTTACAGTAGTTTCCAAAAGTAAAAGGTCGTGACAGGGGGAAGGCGTCCACCCACGTGAACACAGCATCAAAGAAGTCGCTGGGGATGTAGAGGCTCTGATAACGACGCCGAAGCTCCATCATGTCACAGTTGTACCTGAACAGTGAGTGTTTATGCACACAGGTGCACACAGCTTTATTCTCACAGATAATGAGATATTCACATATGCTAATTATAAATTAACAGCACCCTTGCATTTttacacagcgcacacacacacacacacacacacacacacacacacacacacacacacacacacacacacacacacacacacacacacacacacacacacacacacacacacacacacacacacacacacacacacacacacacacacacgacctacCCATCAAGTGAGAACTTTGAGAACTGCACGGTATATCGTGGAACAACTCTGCGTGGGCGTCTCGGAGAGCGTTCTCTTCGAGGTGACCGGTCTCTTGAACGCTTGCGCGTTGGAGAACGCTCCCTTGACCGTCTCCGTTCTCGATCTCTCTCCCGACTGCATGAACATGAAACCACAAAGCATATTTAGACACCAACTGCAGCTGTTACGGAATCATTACAACACCATTTACCTACATTAAACATTAATAATGGAAACAACATTTGAATTGTTTAAACCATGCCAGCAAGTAGGCAAGTGTGGTGTTGTTATTTAACAACATACCACCACACACGGGTTCCCTTGCCATGTTGATTATAATAAACCCAGGACTGATTGACACGGTCAAAACGTGATCACACCAGCGGAACATCTCGGCGTGTGCGGACCTGCGGTCGTCCTTCCTCAGGATGAGCTCGGGCCGGTCGGCGCGGCTGGGGAAGCGGGGCGAAGGCTCCATGCGCCTGACGGGCTGGGGCTGGGGCATCATACGCACAGGGGGCTGCAGGAGTCCGCCCGAGAACACCGAATCTGCAGGAGAACGCACCAGCGACTGCGTCAGACACACGCCACGGGGGACCTTAAACTCCACCTCAAGATGGCGCCCATCTGGAGGGCCGTGCGCCCCCCTACCTTTCGGGGGTGGCTGGGGCAGCAGGGGCTGTGGGGGGTTCTGCAGCAGTGGGGCCAGAGACGCTGCAGAGAGTTGGGCCTGGAGCagggaggggggcggagcctgggaGGGCACACTGAACGTGGTTGGTGGAGGTAACGACTGCATCATAGAGGGGCCCGGTTTCATCATGCCGGGACCAGGAGGCTGGCTCTGGGAGAAAGAAACACCAGGCAAGGATCAGAAGGAGCTCAGTCCCTCCAAAGGACTACATTAACTAAAAGGGGATTAGGCCGTTTACGGTGGTGGTGGCCGTCTATTGTGAAGTACAATCACTTTATTCATTTACATGAAATCAGTTATAGGATGCAAGCTGTGTGGACGCCacagtgtgtgctctattctTAAGGATGTGACCTGTTCTGAGGGAGAAGCAGCTGTTTGTGTTACGGTGCAGTGAACCGCGTGTGACAACAAAACTCAGCTAAAGGAGAAAGAGCCAGAAAACACTTCAGCTGCAGCAACAGTGTGATCACTTTTGGGCCCTGCTAAAAGACAGAAGTATAGGACTGCATCGAAAATGGAAGGCATGGTCAGTTTTGTTGCTGAAAAGATTCTTGCTCTGTCCCCTTATTATACACAGACGGGATCTAGGAGATCTCACTAGATCACCTTCTCGGGAAGGATTAGAACATGGTTCTCAAATCCAAGTCTTGGAGGGCAGCAGCACAACATActtctgtgtttttctttgttcaAAGACACCTGGCACAACTCTTCATGAGCTGAAGTACTTCAGGGGTTAGGGTCAGAGGTTAGGGAACTAGGAAACTAGAAAGTGCTGAGCTCTTCCGCTACTTGACTTTGAGAATCTTGAACCAAAACATGTTGTTTCTTTCACTTCCAAGTTAGTGATGCAGACCATTCATGCACTCGCTCGCTATTGTGTGAGCATGCTAAGATAAGGTAAATGTGAAAAGCCAATAAATGCTTCAGcacaaaaaccaaacaaaccaaaaacaacaaaaacttcGCCGTCCTTCCAGCCTTAATTTCACACACAGCACTAATTGGCCAGAGACCGACTGAAATGTGAGAAAACACAGCATCAAATCTGTCATCCAACACACAAGCTTAGAGCTGTAAAACAGAAGGAGAAAGCATGAACATTTTAGAAGCAACTCATCTCGGGCAGACAGAAAAGAAACCGAAGAACTGTGACCAACACCTGTCTGTGCAGTGAAAGAACAGCATTAAAGAAAGACGAGCAGGAGGGATCATGGCGGCGAGGGTTACATTTTGTCTGGAGTCCACCGCAGAGTGGAGGTCCGTGTAGCGCTGCACTCCGGCGTCAGAGTAAAAGCTGGACAGCTGTGGGGAAACCTGAGGTAAGGGCTGGGGTGCCTGGTGCTACGTAGAGATGGAGAACGGAGAGATTAACGGCAGGGGCAACGACACGAGTTGAAAGCAGAAGAGAACGAGATATGATCGCTCTGTATTATTGTGGTAAACTAGGTGCTCACCGATTGGTTGGGTAACTGAGGTAAAGTCTGAATGCGCTGGGCATTCCACTTGAAGGGCATGTTGGGGTTGTAGACGGCCTCGACCAGGACACGGTCACCCACTTGAGGCGTTTTTCCCTTTACCGCACTAAAACCACGACGGAAACACATAATGAGCATTTTGGAGCGTAGCGCAAGTTTCACAGCCGTAACTCACGAGCAGGAACTAATCCCCCGGGTCAAAACCCACGAGCGAAAACGTCCAGGTGCCATCGTCGCCTCTCACCTAATCTGGAAGAACACATCTTCATCCACAAAGCCGAACGTGTCGTGCAGCTTGTTCACGACCCCCGTGAAGACGCGCTGCTTCTGGGGCTGGGGCTGCTGTTGGTGACTGGATCGTGGGGTGGGGTAGGACACGGTGATCTGGGCCTGTTGCGGGTTCGACAAACTCAGACTTGTAGGCAAAGCAACAGGAGGCTGTGGAACACAAACCACACTCTTCATTGCTGAAATGTattttatcatcatcatcatcatcatcatcatcatctactgTTATCCCAGAACTATTTACGTAGACACAAACACTTCTAAGCCTTTATATTAGAAAGGTACGTCAAATACTCAGAAAAGCCTTAAACCTATCTATATAGCTAGCGTGACATGATAGCAAAATAATTTTcacaatatacacacacgtgttaTAATACATTAACTACACGGACAACAATGCGACCGATGCAAAAACATGATGGAACAAGTGAAATCAACTGTGGGTAAATAAAGAAGTGAAGGTCACCTGTGAGAGCAGGGCCTGCTGGGGCTGTGGAAGctgagggagggatggagggagagagggagggggagagagagagagagagagagagaaatgtcacACAAGTGAGTGCTAGGTGGAAGAAGACAATAGTTACTAAGTCATTAGTAAGTCATTACTAAGTCATTAGTAAGTCATTACTATAAGTCATTAATTACTAGTTGCATTAATTACTTGTCACAAATGTCACTTTATACAGAGATCTGGTCACTGCCCATTTAAATGTTTCATATAGATTCATAAAGACAGAATTCATAAAGTCAGAATTCTTAGCTTCTTTTTGTGAAGCATCAGCCTACAATTTAACATAATCTAGTCCTAGATTATTACGTATCTAGTTAGTCTCATCAAAAAAGAACACACAGTGAAGACTAAGGGTAGATTAACAGTAATTAAACAGTTTGGGATTATGCTGCTACTTTATCTAGTAGTGTTtttagaaaagaaaaataaatgtaacatAAGAAAATGTAAAGATTTCATGACATTTTCAAGACAAAACACCAACACTCATTTTATGGCAGAtcactgttttgtcctggaCCAGAAAATGAGTTATGGTAAAAACAAGCCAAAAAATAGAATAAAGGTTATTTTACCTAGATTTCAAAAAGTGTGCCAATAGTCTAGGTTTGAACAATTTTTTCATGAATACTACACTGTTGCCACTTACATACCTGTCAGCATTTCATTATATTGTAGATAAAACCTTGTTTTTATATAACGAGAAAGTAAAATTTAATTGAATACATTAATTAAAGGagcaattaattaatttttaaaaGTACTTTTAGTAAGTAATAAAAAAGCAATTTTACAACCTTTGTAGTCCTCAAATTAGCCAGTTTATGCTCTATAGACGCATTCCCTCATGTGGAAATGGCCAAATTTAGAaagtatttaatacagaatgtCCACTGGGTGTCAGTATAATGACTGAATGAGAGAAATTTGAAAATATATTTACTTATATTTCAAAACAGCTGAGGTATTTTACCTTTCATGCACACCAATACCAAATCAAAGCCAATCTAGTTAACTACCCAATTACCTAACTTCAGACATATTTTCAAATGCTACTCCAAATATCCCTGCACAATGATTAATTAAAATGTCACGATAATTAAGTGACAAAAATTATTATGCCTTTGGAAAGTGCTGCAGAAAATGCCGACATTATGTTACTCACAAAGTGATAAAATCCACCATGATCCTTGTTACACTTATTTGCACAGTAATGATGATATTAAAAAACACATGATATAGTTTATTAGCTATCTAGCTAACTGTTACTGGCAGATACAAATTCTGCATAAAACTACCATTAAAAGGTAATCATTTAGCTTGTTGGAATGGGGTTTCTCTGTGTGATTAGATTAAATCCAATGATGTAGCCTAACCCTCCACGAGTCTTTAGTACTTTAATTTACTGAAATAATAATTCTGATAACTACTTTTACTTCTACCTGAACAATTATCACTTTAAAGCAACGATACACAAGTACCATTCATGGCTGCTGCACCCACCTCTGCTCTGGGCGGAGGTGTTTTTCAGGGCACAGTGATCAGAGTAAgcggtgcgcgtgtgtgtg from Brachyhypopomus gauderio isolate BG-103 chromosome 15, BGAUD_0.2, whole genome shotgun sequence encodes the following:
- the ccar1 gene encoding cell division cycle and apoptosis regulator protein 1; protein product: MAQFGGQKNPPWAAQFAATAVSQPGHSQQSLDLNSLHSLGVQQPSLLGASPSMYSQQSALAAASLNTQSAASYQISQQTAALQQQAAAAAAAALQQSQINSALQQYQQPQPPPQAPPPQPPPQQTLYNVPHQLPQPQQALLSQPPVALPTSLSLSNPQQAQITVSYPTPRSSHQQQPQPQKQRVFTGVVNKLHDTFGFVDEDVFFQISAVKGKTPQVGDRVLVEAVYNPNMPFKWNAQRIQTLPQLPNQSHQAPQPLPQVSPQLSSFYSDAGVQRYTDLHSAVDSRQNSQPPGPGMMKPGPSMMQSLPPPTTFSVPSQAPPPSLLQAQLSAASLAPLLQNPPQPLLPQPPPKDSVFSGGLLQPPVRMMPQPQPVRRMEPSPRFPSRADRPELILRKDDRSRERDRERRRSRERSPTRKRSRDRSPRRERSPRRPRRVVPRYTVQFSKFSLDGYNCDMMELRRRYQSLYIPSDFFDAVFTWVDAFPLSRPFTFGNYCNFHIMHKEVDSLVKNTAVLDPPDANHTYSAKVMLLANPSLEEMYHKSCALAEDPQELRDSFQHPARLIKFLVGMRGKDEAMAIGGHWSPSLDGADPENDASVLIKTAIRCCKALTGIDLSLCTQWYRFAEIRYHRPEETHKGRTVPAHVETVVLFLPDVWHCLPTRSEWEGLSRGLKEQLAEKLLAERKEADGEQEEEEKDEDDSKEVTTPTHWAKLDPKSMKVNDLRKELESRTLSSKGLKSQLIARLTKQLKVEEQVEESKEPEKTEAVCVEEEEPCRTEEDREEEERKRQEEQERQRRERRYVLPDEPTIIVHPNWAAKNGKFDCSIMSLSVLLDYRLEDNKEHSFEVSLFAELFNEMLQRDFGYRIFKALAALPSKEEKKDKKEKSKKETERKELERRDVKREKDEENGEPATKRPREEEEKRRDDDKEKVLRKEESKDEDDNEDESSNNNADEYDPMEAEDADDYDDDDKDDEDSNGRDRRDDRRDDRKSKDRLSKDKDEKKKQMVTFDQDLLMAFVYFDQSHCGYLLEKDLEEIMYTLGLHLSRAQVKKLLNKPVVRDTCYYRKLTDRPKDEPSPTGTPDAQLDNLLGNRPLLPNQKAKREAEDGTESGSLIVYNGAMVDVGSMLHKLDKSEKAREEIEQKLMQQDTKIDEDAKHMSELDSTNSSLMRELEQAKASVKDTEKSLKASEQQRTSYQQQLRSTQASLSALVKELHTILPNDDHSEDGDQQTQANGSDD